Part of the Micromonospora inyonensis genome, ATCTGAATGTAACTGCTGCACCAAGCCGTTCAGCTCGCCTAAGACGTCTGCGTCTGCCAGCTTGCCCCTTCGAACACGGACGGCGGTGCGAATAAGTCGATCTTCATCCATGGCATGATCCTGCCCCGGAAGTCATGCCGCCGGCCACCCCGTTCGTCACTGCATGCGATTCCATCCCGTCTACCGTCAACCCGTCCTCTTGGGGAGCGGGCCACCGCCCGGCCCTCCGCGTCAAGCAAGCCTTGACGCAGGTCGTGGCCTTCGGGCCTGGTGCTGGCTGGTCATGGACGCACAGGCAACACGGCCAGGCTCTGCAACGGACCTCCGCTGGCCGGTGTTGACCGCTGCATCGGGCACGGATCGGGCACGGGCTCAGGTGGGGGCTGAGGCTTGAACCTGAACCCCTTCGGCGGTGTGCTGATCGACTCCAACGGGCGGACCGGCCGCCTGACCTCGGCGATTTCTATCACTGCCTTACTTACAGCGGTTTACAGCTCTTGTCGGCGTCACTTGTACCCGTTGATCTTGTCTGAGGTCACTGCTATTGCCGCCCAGATCACTACCGGGCACGCTGTCGGCCATGAATCACGACGTCTCTTCGTTGCCAAGATGGAGTTGCCGATGCCCCCACAACTGAAGCTCACGGCAATAACACTCGACTGCCCGGATCCGTGGATCTTGGCCGCCTTCTACCAGCAGGCCACCGGACTCGACATCGACGCCAAGTCCGACGACGACTTCGTCGGACTGCTCGGCGAAGGCGAACTCTTCATCGGCCTGCAACGGGTCGACGACTACCAGGCGCCGAGTTGGCCCGATCAACGTGTGCCGCAGCAGCTTCACCTTGACTTCGCTGTCGACGACCTCGACGAGGCCGAGGCCCTGGTCCTGGGGCTAGGCGCGACCAAGCCGGAGACTCAGCCGGGTAGCGACCGATGGCGCGTCTTCCTCGACCCGGCCGGACACCCTTTCTGCCTGGCGAGAAGCTGAGCCTGATGAATGCGAACCGGACCTTGACGGCCCGTACGGACGCTGCCGGACAGAGTGAGTCGGCTCTCGTGTCACGGACCTCGCCCCCGGCGGACACCGCCACAGTGGCGCAGTTGACCCAACCTCGCCCGACACGGACCCGGCTCCCGGGGTCGAAGCTGGCCACCGGTGGCCGCCCCTCCCCCTCCCAGGTGAGCAGTTGACCTGACCCTGAGCGGTTGGGGAGCCGACTCCTGGACGACCAGCATGCCGCGCGCGGCCACCGCCCCCATGTTCGGGGCTTGCCGCGCGGACCCGGCGCGTCCTTTCCTGCGTCGCGCTGCTCAGGCGCGGCGCGGCCGGCTGCCGGCGACGAACCTCCACCACTCTCCCCGACTCGGCACCCGGTCGAGCCGAGGAACTTCCACCGGGAGTTCAAGACCCGCTGCCGCAAGGCCGGCGTCCGTGAGATCTCCGTGCACACCACCCGCCGCACCTGCGCGTCCCTGCTGGTCGCCCTCGACGTCCACCCCCGGGTCACCATGCAGATCCTCCGGCACAGCCAGATCGTCGTAAACCATGAACATCTACAGCGAGGCCACCTCGGCGGCCACCCAAGCCGCACTCAAGCGCCTCGGCCAGCAGTTGAACACGAACGATGATGAGCAGTCCTGAGGTTGCTTGACCGGACTGCTCGCTCTCAGCGCCGCCGGAGTCGAACCTGATAGCGCGTCTGGTCGGCACGCTCCCACCGGTAGTGAGGTGATCTCAGCAACGCATAAGGGTTGATTGGCGCGACACGGTCGAAGGCGGCGAGTCGGGCGGCAGTGGATACAGGCGTGGAGCCATCGATAGACAGGTTCTTGCGACAGATCCACGTCTTCGAGAGGGCTCCACGTGATTGCCTATCGTGCCATGGTCGACGTCCCGAGGGAACTCGTGCAGCACGTGGCGCGTCTGCTGTACGCGCAGCGCCGGGCCTGCGGCACCCGTCGGGGCGCGCGGGCGTTGACCTGCTTCTACCAGGCCCTGATGGTGCTGGTCTGGTTCCGCAAGGGTGAGGACATGACCCTCCTGGCCGCCGGGTTCGGCATCTCCCGGGCGACCGCCTACCGCTACCGCGACGAGGGCGTCACGGTCCTTGCCGCCCAGGCGAGCGATCTGCACACCGCGCTGCGTCGGGCCGCCGCCGACGGCTGGTCGCACGTGATCCTCGACGGCAAGCTGTTCGACTGCGACCGGGTCACCGAGACGACCCTGTCGGTCAAGGGTGAGGTGATCGACGCCTGGTTCTCCGGAAAGCACCGCGACTTCGGCGCGAACATCCAAGCCGTCATGCGCCCGGACGGGCTGCCAATCTGGACATCGGCGGCGATGCCGGGGCATCTGCACGACACCAGTTGCGCCCGCGACCGGGGCGTCACCGCCGCCCTGAACTGGTCCGCCGCCGAGCTGGGCCTGCCCGCTCTGGCCGACTCCGGCTACGAAGGCGCAGGCCACGGCATCAAGACCCCCGTCAAGCAACCCGCCGACGGCCACCACCTCGCGCCCGACAACCGTGCATACAACAGACTGCTACGCGGCCTGCGTTGGCAGGGAGAACGCGGCTTCGCCATCCTCATCGGACGCTGGAAGACGCTACGCCACACGACCATCAGCCCACGACGAATCGGCGACATCATCGCAGCCGCGCTACACCTGACCCATTTCGAATACAAATACCTACCGCAAGGTTGTTGAGATCACTTCAGTGCACCTCTTGAATCTGCCGGTCGTTCCCATACAGGGCAACGAACGCAAGATCACCCAAGTGTTCCAAGGCTCCCCGATGCTGCTTCGCCTCAAGCACATCAGCAATGCCGCCCAAATAGTTGGTCGCGTCCGACGGCGGCTCGGTCGGGCTCTCCAGCGAAACATCCAGCGTGAGCGGCCCGTCCGGAAAGAGCGGTTTCTGCCCCTCGCCGACGGCCTCTCTTGCAGCTCGGAGCAGTGCTAACACGCGGTCGGCGTAGACATGACCAGAGGCGAGCATCGACTTGGCTTCATTCTTGGCCGGAGGTAGTCCCTGCACCACGAAGCTGATTTCAGTCATCGCCACACTCTCTGCCTTCATCGGCAGCGCTTCAAGTGCGGCGGCCTGTCGGGTCAAGGCGACAACCTTGTTGCTGCACTCCGCTGCTGTACAAGATCGGAAAAGGCCGTCTCCGACTACCGGAAACGGCCTTTGAACTGGGTGGAGCTGAGGGGATCTGATCCCCTGCCCCCCTCGATGCGAACTGGCGGCGAGCCGGACCGGTGCCACCGGCAGTCGGCGCAGGCCGTGGCAGAGTGGCCCGGTGACCTGCACCCGGATCCTTCGTCCGCCGCCGGAGCACCGGCTCGCCGAGACCGTACGGGCGCTGACCTTCAGCCCGTACGACCCGTGCGCCCGGATCGCCGCCGGGGCGTTCTGGTGGGCCACCCGCACCCCGGACGGACCGGCCACCCTGTGCCTGCGCCGGCACGACGGTGACCTGCTCGCCGAGGGGTACGGGCCGGGTGCCGGCTGGGTGCTGGAACGCGCCGACGCGGTCGCCGGGCTGCGGGACGACCTGACCGGCTTCGCCGACCTCGCCGGCCAGCACCCGGTGGTGTCCCGGCTGGCCGCCGGGCACCAGGGGCTGCGGATGCCGGCCACCGGCCGGGTCTTCCGGCAGTTGCTGCGGACGGTCTGCGAACAGAAGGTCACCGGCAAGGAGGCGTACCGGGCCTACGCGGCGATGGTCCGGCACTTCGCCGAGCCCGCACCGGGGCCGTTCCCGCTGCTGATGCCGCCCGACCCGGCGGCGGTGGCTGCCGCGCCGTACTGGGTGTTCCACCCGTTCGGGGTGGAGCAGCGGCGGGCCGAGACGCTGCGCCGGGTCGCCGCCCTGGCCGACCGTCTGGAGGCGTGCGCAGACGCCGCCGAGGCGACCCGGCGGTTGACCGCGATCCCCGGCATCGGCCCGTGGAGCGTCGCCGAGGTGATCCGGATCGCGTACGGCGACCCGGACGCGGTGAGCGTCGGGGACTACCACGTCCCGAACACGGTGAGCTGGGCGCTGGCCGGTGAGGCGCGCGGGGACGACGCCCGGATGCTGGCCCTGCTGGAGCCGTTCCGGGGACACCGGGGGCGGGTCTGCCTGTTGCTGGCCACCGGGGGCGTGCACGCGCCCCGCTTCGGGCCGAGGATGCCGCTGCGCTCGTTCGCGACCTACTGACCGGGTCAGCCGGCCCGGCGGCAGAGCCGACGCAGGGTGTACGCCAGCCAGCGGGCGTACCCGTGCTGGAAGGCCCGCCCGGCGGGGCCGGCCGCCCGCATGATCCAGCGGTCCGGGCGGCTGAACGCGCGGATCTCGAACCAGACCCGACCCGCGTCGTCGCGTTCCACCACGAACGCCTCCTCGCCGCACGCCGGGTGGCCGGGGAGCGTGCCGTACCCGAAGCCGATTTGGCGGTCGTCGTCGACGGCCCAGACCACCTCGCACGGGGCGTCGAGCCGCAGCGGGCCGACGCCCAGCCCGGAGGTGACGGCGACGCCCGGGGCGGCACGTGGCGCGTCGGCGGTGATGCGGACCCCGGCGGCGCGGTGCAGCCGCCAGGTGAGCACGGCCGCGCCCGCGACCGCGAAGCAGCCGTCGGGAAGCCGGACCCGGTGCCGCACGTGCCGCCAGCCCGCCGGCAGGTCCCCGGTGCGGGTGGCCCCGACGTGCGGATAGGTCAGCGACACGGGCACCTCCGGGGTTCGGCGTGGGCCCGGTAAGCGTACGGCCGCCGTCGACGGCGCGGGCCCGCAGCGAACGGCCGGCCGGGCGGGCTCAGGCGGCCTCGCGCAGGTCGGCCAGGGTCAGCGGGGTACGCCGGGTCAGCAGGTCCGCCAGCTCGGGGATCGATCCGGCCTCACCGAGGACGTCCTTGCCGCCGCCGAACTCCGGGCGGTAGCGGCGCACCAGCCGGTACCGGTACCGGCCCCGGATCAGCTCCACGCTGACCCGCCAGCGCCCGCAGCAGCCGCAGACGAACTCGCGCACCCGGCGACGGTAGCGGTTTTGCGGATCGACCACGGGTGACGGACGGGCCGGCGCGGGACACACCGGCACCGTACGCACCCGTGATGTGCCTCACTGTCGTCGGTCCCGTCTGGTTGACTGTCGCCGTGGAACTGCCGTTGAACCCGCCGGTCGAGCCGATGCTGGCCAAGAGCGTCGCCCGGATCCCCACCGGCGACCAGATGACGTACGAGCCGAAGTGGGACGGCTTCCGGTGCATCGTCTTCCGGGACGGTGACTCCGTCCAACTGGCCAGCCGGGGCGGCAAGATGATGACCCGGTACTTCCCCGAGGTCGTCGAGCAGGCCCGCCGGCAGCTGCCGGAGCGCTGCGCGGTCGACGGCGAGCTGATCGTGATCCGGCGCGACGGCCCCGACGGGCAGCCCCGGCTCGACTTCGAGCTGCTCGCCCAGCGGATCCACCCGGCCGCGTCCCGGGTGCGGCTGCTCGCCGAGACCACCCCCGCCGACTTCGTCGCCTTCGACCTGCTGGCGATCGACGACGAGGTGCTGCTCGACCTGCCCTACCCGCAGCGCCGGGCCCGGCTGGAGGCCGCGCTGGCCGGGGTACGCCCACCGGTGCACGTCACCCCGGTCACCACCGACGTGGAGACCGCGCGCCGCTGGTTCGACGTCTTCGAGGGCGCCGGCCTGGACGGGCTGATCGCCAAGCCGGCGGACCTGCCGTACGAGCCGGGAAAACGGCTGATGTTCAAGATCAAGCACGCCCGCACCGCCGACGTGGTGGTGGCCGGGTTCCGCTGGCACAAGTCCGGGCCGGTGGTCGGCTCGCTGCTGCTCGGCCTCTACGACACGCAGGGCACGCTGCACCACGTCGGGGTGTGCGCCTCGTTCACCATGGCCCGGCGCAAGGAACTGCTGGCGGAGCTGGAGCCGTACCGGGACGTCGGCGACGACCACCCCTGGGCACACGGCGACCACGAGCGCGGCCAGCGCATTCCGGGCGGGGTGAGCCGCTGGACCGGCGGCAAGAACCTGGAGTGGGAGCCGCTGCGCCCGGAGCTGGTGGTGGAGGTCGGCTACGACGCGATGGAGGGCGACCGGTTCCGGCACACCGCCCAGTTCGTCCGCTGGCGGCCCGACCGCGACCCCCGCTCCTGTGGGTACGACCAGCTGGAACGCCCGGTCCGCTTCGACGTCGACCAGGTGCTGCGCGGCGAACCGGTGCCGACGGCCGAGCCGAGCTGACGCCGACACGATCCTGGAGGGCAGCCCGTGAGCCGCATCCCCGCCCCGTACCCGTCCCGCTGGTTCCGCTTCGCGCTGGCCGGGTTCGTCGCGGCGGCCCTGGTCGCCACCGGCTGCACCCTGCCGGCGTTCGCGCCCCGGGCCGAGGTGGAGGGTGAGGCGTCGGTGGCCCCGCTGGGCACGGCCCCCCGGTGGCGGTCCTGCCCGGAGACCGCCGAGCAGGTGGCTGGCCGCGCCGCACCGGACATGCGGTACGAGTGCGCCCGGGTCGCCGTACCGCGTCGATGGAACACCACCGGCCAGCCGGCGACGGCCACCCCGGGTGGCGGCGGGACCTTCGAGATCGCACTGCTGCGGGCCCGCTCCACGAAGCAGCGCGACCGGATCGGGTCGCTGCTGGTCAATCCGGGCGGGCCGGGTGGCTCGGGAGTCGACACCGCGGTCTACCTCTCCTTCGGTGAGCAGTTCGGTGGCCTGCCGACGTCGGTGACCGAGCGGTTCGACATCGTCGGCTTCGACCCGCGGGGCGTGGCCCGCTCCAGCCCCGTCGAGTGCATCTCCGACGCCGACCTCGACGCCAGCTTCGGCTACGACCCCGACCCGGAGTCCACCGCCGCGTTCGACGGTCTGGTCGCCCTCAACCAGCGGATCGGCCGGGCCTGCGGGACGAGGTACGGCGGCCAGCTGTCGCTGTACGGCACCGAGCAGGCCGCCCTGGACATGGACGTGGTACGCGCCGCCGTCGGCGACGAGAAGCTGACCTACCTGGGGTACTCCTACGGCACCCTGCTCGGCGCGGTCTACGCCCAGCGTTTTCCGGAGCGGGTCCGCGCGCTGGTGCTCGACGGCGCGATCGACCCCCGCCAGGGGGCGGTCGCCGCCTCGGAGAGCCAGGCGAAGGGCTTCGAGCGGGCCTTCGACAACTTCGTCCGGTGGTGCGCCGGGAACGCCGACCGGTGTCCGCTCGCCCCGGACGCCCGAGCCGCGGTGACCTCGGCGATCGACAAGGCCCGGGTCTCGCCGGTCCGGGGCGCGGAGGGGCGGGAGGCCACCTCCGGCTGGGTCTTCTACGCGGTCATCTCCTCGCTCTACACCGAACAGGGGTGGCAGGAGCTGGCCCGCGCGATCGACCAGCTGGCCCAGGGCGACCCGGCCGGTGTGTTCCGCCTCGCCGACGCGTACGCCGGCCGGAACCCGGACGGCACCTACCGCAATCTGTTCGACGCCAACCTGGCCGTCAACTGCGTCGACGACGAGGAGAAGCCGAGCCTCAAGCGGATCCGCCAGCTCCAGGGGCAGTGGCGCGAGGCGTACCCGCTGTTCGGGCCGGCGCTGGCGGTGGGCCTGCTGACCTGCGCGAACTGGCCCGCCACGCCGGACCCGTACCCGACCGGGAAGGCCGACGGCGCGCCGCCGATCCTGGTGGTGGGCACCACCGGCGACCCGGCCACGCCCTACGAGCAGACCCCGGCGCTGGCCGCGATGCTCGGGGTGGGACGGGTGCTCACCTGGGAGGGCGAGGGGCACACCGCCTACCCGCAGACCAGCTGCGTCACCGACGCCGTCGACGCCTACCTGATCGACCTGACCGTTCCCCCGGAAGGGCTGCGCTGCCCGGCGCGTTGACCTTCAGCACGTCCGGTGGCTCCGGCAGGGCGATGCCCTGCCGGGTGGCGAGTTCCTCCAGCAGCGCCCGCATCCGGCGGACGTCGGCCTTCAGTTCCTCCTGCTCCTCGTGCTCGAACGCGTCGTCGTCCACGATCAGCCGGCTGGCGAAGTGAGCGGTGATCAGTGGGATGACCAGCAGCACCATGGTCGAGATGAGCATCGCGGCGAGAGCCCGCCCCTGCCAGGAGGTCGGCGAGATGTCGCCGTAGCCGACCGTGGAGGCGGTGACCACCGCCCACCAGACCGAGTCGGCGGTGCTCTTGTTCTCGACCTGGCTGTAGATGGCTCCGGCCACGACGATCATCAACAGGTACGACATCATGAGGGTGCGGGGTGAATTGGCGAACCAGACCAGTCCCCGGTAGATCAACCGGAACGGCCACAGCACGAACTCCATGCCGGATCATGCTGCACCCACCCGGGCGCCCCCGCCACACGTACCCGCCAAATGGCTGTGCCATCCTCGGCGGTAGTTCTGACCTGGTGTTCCGGACAGCGGTCCGCGCCGACCTGCCCGCAGTGGTCGCCCTGCTCGCCGACGACGTCCTCGGCCGGGGCCGGGAGGCCGCAGTGGTCGACGAGGCGTACGAGCGGGCCTTCGCGGACATCGAGGCCGATCCGCGCAACCAGCTCGTTGTCGGCGAGCAGGACGGCGAGGTGGTCGGCTGCCTCCAGATCACCTACATCCCCGGCCTGGGCCGGCACGGCGCGGAGCGCTCGCTGATCGAGGCGGTCCGGGTCCGGTCGGACCGCCGGGGTGCCGGCGTCGGTCGGGCCATGGTGACCTGGGCGGTCGACCAGGCTCGGGAGCGAGGCTGTGGCCTCGTGCAGCTCACCACCGACAAGCGCCGGGCGGACGCGCAGCGGTTCTATCGGGGCCTGGGCTTCGTGGCCAGCCACGAGGGCATGAAGCTGCCGCTCTGACCAGCCGGGCTCCGGGCTGGTGGTACCCGAGCCCGCACAGACGGGGCAGGCACGGAGCTTCCGCTCGATGCCGTCGCGGACCAGCACCCGACCCCGATACCGTCCCCCGAGCCGCACGCGGGAGCCGGGAACCATCCGGTAGCACGGACGGGGCAGCTCCAAAAGGACTCCGACCCGCACCGTACGGGCCCGGACCGGCAACCCCCGCCGCACCGGACGACGAACGGCGCAACGGCCCGCTACATTCACGGCCATGACAGGGCGGGCTCGGCTGGCACCGGCGGCGTGGACGACCCGGCTGCCCCCGGTGGCCTGGCTGGGGTTCGCCGCCACGCTGCTGGTCATCGCCGCCTTCGCCCGCTGGCGTACGGTCACCGGCGACCCGGTGACCGCCGCCACGCTGGAGCAGAAGATCGCGGCGGTCGGGTCGGCGGCCGGTCCCTGGCTGGTCGGGGCGACCACACTGCTGGTGGTGACCCGGGCGGTGGCGGTCGCGGGCGGACGGCCACAGCGGCTGCTCCGGCTGGTCGGCACCGCCCTGGCGGTCGTCCTGCTGGTGCTGCTCGGGGTGATCGCGGTCGCCCTGGTGGGGACCGTCGAACCGCCCGCCGGCCCGGCCCGGACGTCGGTGTCCACCCAGCCCGGACCGGCGCTGCTGCCCGCCGCCGGTGCCGTGCTTGCCTGTCTGGTGGGCATCTGGTCGGCGCCTGTCCGGCGGGCCGCGCCGGGACCGCGCGGGGCGCGGTGGCGGCGGCTGGGCGTGCTGCTGCTCGCCGCCGGCTGGGCGACCGTCGCGGTCGCCGTCCTGCTGCCGGCCTGGCGGCGGGAGTACCACCTGACGACACCGTCAGGCCCGGCAGAGGATCTCGCCGTGCAGGATGGCGAACCAGCCGTCGTCGTCGGCGGCCCACTCCCGCCAGCCGGCCGACAGGCGGTCCAGGTCTTCCGTCGTGGCCAGGCCCGACGCCCGCACCTGGTCGGCCATGGCCGAGTGCCGGATCCGGTCGGCCCACATGCCGCCCCACCACTGCCGGTCCTCGGGCGTGGCGAAGCACCAGGTGCTCGCCGTGGCGGTGACGTCGGTGAACCCGGCGGCACGGGCCCAGGAGAGCAGCCGGCGGCCGGCGTCGGGCTCCCCGCCGTTGGCCCGCGCCGCCCGCTGGTAGAGGGCGAGCCACTCGTCCAGCTCGGGCACCCGGGGGAACCAGGTGAACGCGGCGTAGTCGCTGTCCCGGGCGGCGACGAGCCCACCGGGCCGGCACACCCGGCGCATCTCGCGCAGCGCCTCGACCGGATCGGCCACGTGCTGGAGCACCTGGTGGGCGTGCACCACGTCGAACGCCGCGTCGGGCAGGTCCAGCCCGTGCACGTCGGCCACCACGAAGTCGACGTCGTCCCGTCCGCGG contains:
- a CDS encoding VOC family protein; the protein is MNLNPFGGVLIDSNGRTGRLTSAISITALLTAVYSSCRRHLYPLILSEVTAIAAQITTGHAVGHESRRLFVAKMELPMPPQLKLTAITLDCPDPWILAAFYQQATGLDIDAKSDDDFVGLLGEGELFIGLQRVDDYQAPSWPDQRVPQQLHLDFAVDDLDEAEALVLGLGATKPETQPGSDRWRVFLDPAGHPFCLARS
- a CDS encoding transposase family protein, producing MIAYRAMVDVPRELVQHVARLLYAQRRACGTRRGARALTCFYQALMVLVWFRKGEDMTLLAAGFGISRATAYRYRDEGVTVLAAQASDLHTALRRAAADGWSHVILDGKLFDCDRVTETTLSVKGEVIDAWFSGKHRDFGANIQAVMRPDGLPIWTSAAMPGHLHDTSCARDRGVTAALNWSAAELGLPALADSGYEGAGHGIKTPVKQPADGHHLAPDNRAYNRLLRGLRWQGERGFAILIGRWKTLRHTTISPRRIGDIIAAALHLTHFEYKYLPQGC
- a CDS encoding DNA-3-methyladenine glycosylase family protein is translated as MTCTRILRPPPEHRLAETVRALTFSPYDPCARIAAGAFWWATRTPDGPATLCLRRHDGDLLAEGYGPGAGWVLERADAVAGLRDDLTGFADLAGQHPVVSRLAAGHQGLRMPATGRVFRQLLRTVCEQKVTGKEAYRAYAAMVRHFAEPAPGPFPLLMPPDPAAVAAAPYWVFHPFGVEQRRAETLRRVAALADRLEACADAAEATRRLTAIPGIGPWSVAEVIRIAYGDPDAVSVGDYHVPNTVSWALAGEARGDDARMLALLEPFRGHRGRVCLLLATGGVHAPRFGPRMPLRSFATY
- a CDS encoding DUF1990 family protein, coding for MSLTYPHVGATRTGDLPAGWRHVRHRVRLPDGCFAVAGAAVLTWRLHRAAGVRITADAPRAAPGVAVTSGLGVGPLRLDAPCEVVWAVDDDRQIGFGYGTLPGHPACGEEAFVVERDDAGRVWFEIRAFSRPDRWIMRAAGPAGRAFQHGYARWLAYTLRRLCRRAG
- a CDS encoding ATP-dependent DNA ligase translates to MELPLNPPVEPMLAKSVARIPTGDQMTYEPKWDGFRCIVFRDGDSVQLASRGGKMMTRYFPEVVEQARRQLPERCAVDGELIVIRRDGPDGQPRLDFELLAQRIHPAASRVRLLAETTPADFVAFDLLAIDDEVLLDLPYPQRRARLEAALAGVRPPVHVTPVTTDVETARRWFDVFEGAGLDGLIAKPADLPYEPGKRLMFKIKHARTADVVVAGFRWHKSGPVVGSLLLGLYDTQGTLHHVGVCASFTMARRKELLAELEPYRDVGDDHPWAHGDHERGQRIPGGVSRWTGGKNLEWEPLRPELVVEVGYDAMEGDRFRHTAQFVRWRPDRDPRSCGYDQLERPVRFDVDQVLRGEPVPTAEPS
- a CDS encoding alpha/beta hydrolase is translated as MPAPYPSRWFRFALAGFVAAALVATGCTLPAFAPRAEVEGEASVAPLGTAPRWRSCPETAEQVAGRAAPDMRYECARVAVPRRWNTTGQPATATPGGGGTFEIALLRARSTKQRDRIGSLLVNPGGPGGSGVDTAVYLSFGEQFGGLPTSVTERFDIVGFDPRGVARSSPVECISDADLDASFGYDPDPESTAAFDGLVALNQRIGRACGTRYGGQLSLYGTEQAALDMDVVRAAVGDEKLTYLGYSYGTLLGAVYAQRFPERVRALVLDGAIDPRQGAVAASESQAKGFERAFDNFVRWCAGNADRCPLAPDARAAVTSAIDKARVSPVRGAEGREATSGWVFYAVISSLYTEQGWQELARAIDQLAQGDPAGVFRLADAYAGRNPDGTYRNLFDANLAVNCVDDEEKPSLKRIRQLQGQWREAYPLFGPALAVGLLTCANWPATPDPYPTGKADGAPPILVVGTTGDPATPYEQTPALAAMLGVGRVLTWEGEGHTAYPQTSCVTDAVDAYLIDLTVPPEGLRCPAR
- a CDS encoding potassium channel family protein; translation: MEFVLWPFRLIYRGLVWFANSPRTLMMSYLLMIVVAGAIYSQVENKSTADSVWWAVVTASTVGYGDISPTSWQGRALAAMLISTMVLLVIPLITAHFASRLIVDDDAFEHEEQEELKADVRRMRALLEELATRQGIALPEPPDVLKVNAPGSAALPGERSGRSGRRRRRR
- a CDS encoding GNAT family N-acetyltransferase, yielding MVFRTAVRADLPAVVALLADDVLGRGREAAVVDEAYERAFADIEADPRNQLVVGEQDGEVVGCLQITYIPGLGRHGAERSLIEAVRVRSDRRGAGVGRAMVTWAVDQARERGCGLVQLTTDKRRADAQRFYRGLGFVASHEGMKLPL
- a CDS encoding class I SAM-dependent methyltransferase, coding for MVAVRNVYTHGHHETVLRSHRWRTVENSAGYLLPHLTSDQVLLDVGCGPGTITADLAGRVARVTALEVSEEALELARAEARARGRDDVDFVVADVHGLDLPDAAFDVVHAHQVLQHVADPVEALREMRRVCRPGGLVAARDSDYAAFTWFPRVPELDEWLALYQRAARANGGEPDAGRRLLSWARAAGFTDVTATASTWCFATPEDRQWWGGMWADRIRHSAMADQVRASGLATTEDLDRLSAGWREWAADDDGWFAILHGEILCRA